CGCGGCCACGTCGGGCGTGCCGACGTAGAAGGTGACCCACGACCGGCCGATGCCGGGATAGGGCTGGCCGATGCCGCCCGGGATGCCCTTCCCCTCCGGCGGATCGAACGTCCGATAGCCGGGGGCGGCCGGCGCGTCCTTGCCCTGCCAGTCGAACAGCGCGCCGTAGAAGGCCTGCAGGCGCGGGCCGTCGTTGCCGATCACTTCGAACCACATCACGGGGTGTGCCATGTCGCTGCTCCTCGAATCGCGCGCCCGATGCGCGCAGGAGCAAGGCTATGGTCCCCCTCCTGACAGCGTGGTGTCAGGAGGCGACCGGCCGGGACCGCCGAGGGCCATGGCCTCAAGTCGGGCTGGCCGAGGCCGATTCGGAATGGCATGTGGAGCGTGGACTCTTTGCGACCTCGTCTCGTCCGCCTGCGGAAGCTCGTGGCCCTCGTCGCGGTCATGTCGCATACCCTGCCCGCGGCCGGCCAGACGGCATTGTCGGCGTCACACGCCAATGTGACGCCCGGTGCCAGCGTGACCCTGACCGTGACCGGCCGTCCGGGAGAGGCGTTCGCGGTCCTCGGCAGCAGCGTCAATGCCGGCTTGTCCTACGCCGGACAGGCGCTGGCCCTGGGGCCGGACTTCTCGGTCATCGCCTCCGGGGTGCTCGACGGCGGCGGACGCGCCGACGTGGCGTTCCACCCGCCCTTCGTCGGAACGACGTTGGATCGGTACTACGTGCAAGCCGCGACGTCACCGTCGCCCGCGTTCTCGCCGCTGAGCCTCTCGCCGGGAC
The genomic region above belongs to Vicinamibacterales bacterium and contains:
- a CDS encoding VOC family protein, whose amino-acid sequence is MAHPVMWFEVIGNDGPRLQAFYGALFDWQGKDAPAAPGYRTFDPPEGKGIPGGIGQPYPGIGRSWVTFYVGTPDVAASLERAVGLGGKVVLQRTVLPDVTLGLFEDPEGHVVGLVEAT